One region of Streptomyces capillispiralis genomic DNA includes:
- a CDS encoding PASTA domain-containing protein encodes MRRTPKGPETPDVRVPRLVGLMAVDARESARARGLFVDAPDRPDFALVVVDYVVRQYPQPGAEVPRDSVVHVWFDFGEGEGGGGVREPRGPAPPAGGLRRELEEPPAAAVLLSSP; translated from the coding sequence GTGCGCAGGACGCCCAAGGGACCCGAGACACCCGACGTGCGCGTGCCGCGCCTGGTCGGCCTGATGGCCGTGGACGCGCGCGAGTCGGCCCGCGCGCGGGGCCTGTTCGTCGACGCGCCGGACCGGCCGGACTTCGCTCTCGTCGTCGTCGACTACGTCGTGCGCCAGTACCCGCAGCCCGGCGCCGAGGTGCCGCGGGACTCCGTCGTCCACGTGTGGTTCGACTTCGGTGAGGGCGAGGGCGGCGGAGGGGTGCGCGAACCGCGCGGACCCGCGCCGCCCGCCGGCGGGCTCCGGCGGGAACTGGAGGAGCCGCCCGCCGCCGCGGTGCTCCTCAGCTCTCCTTGA
- a CDS encoding demethylmenaquinone methyltransferase: protein MTRASLDKQPHEVASMFDDVAERYDLTNDVLSLGQARLWRKEVAKALDARPAQKVLDLAAGTATSSLPYARTGAYVVPCDFSLGMLQVGKKRHAWLPFTAGDATRLPFKDDVFDAVTISFGLRNVQDTDAALREMRRVTRPGGRIVICEFSHPTWAPFRTVYTEYLMRALPPVARAVSSSPDAYVYLAESIRAWPDQPALAERLRGAGWSRVAWRNLTGGVVALHRGFKES, encoded by the coding sequence GTGACCCGCGCATCCCTGGACAAGCAGCCGCACGAAGTCGCCTCGATGTTCGACGACGTCGCGGAACGGTACGACCTGACCAACGACGTGCTGTCCCTCGGGCAGGCGCGGCTGTGGCGCAAGGAGGTCGCGAAGGCGCTCGACGCGCGGCCCGCGCAGAAGGTCCTCGACCTGGCCGCCGGCACGGCGACCTCCTCGCTGCCGTACGCCCGCACCGGCGCCTACGTCGTCCCGTGCGACTTCTCGCTGGGCATGCTCCAGGTCGGCAAGAAGCGGCACGCCTGGCTGCCGTTCACGGCCGGCGACGCGACGCGGCTGCCCTTCAAGGACGACGTGTTCGACGCCGTCACCATCTCCTTCGGGCTGCGCAACGTGCAGGACACGGACGCGGCGCTGCGCGAGATGCGCCGGGTGACCCGGCCCGGCGGGCGGATCGTCATCTGCGAGTTCTCGCATCCGACGTGGGCGCCGTTCCGCACCGTCTACACCGAGTACCTGATGCGCGCGCTGCCGCCGGTCGCCCGCGCGGTGTCGTCCAGCCCGGACGCGTACGTCTACCTCGCCGAGTCGATCCGCGCCTGGCCGGACCAGCCCGCGCTGGCCGAGCGGCTGCGGGGCGCCGGCTGGTCGAGGGTGGCCTGGCGGAACCTGACCGGCGGTGTGGTGGCGCTGCACCGGGGCTTCAAGGAGAGCTGA
- a CDS encoding acyltransferase family protein, which produces MGAHRKGAVRAVTAVHPEPVAPTGPVAPAAPAAPAGRDGYFDVLRAVALVRVVAYHVFGWAWASLVFPSMGVMFGLAGTLMARSLRRPALTVVRGRVRRLLPPFWFWGFFVVTAMLVHGWMPGWRIVYWIVPLGDPPGSAWAEQAWDIVWYLRTYLWFVLLSPLLLRVFRLSPLVVLALSLVPVVLLTYGWQPPEGRLGSALTDLATFLFCWLLGFAHHDGVLARLRPLAVVLPSLAALAHGGWYALAHRSAYGGTYDLDDNPLAQAFWSAGFVTLLLYAGKWVPDRPSRSRLVAVFNARAVTVYLWHELALILAVPLIDRFWEVPAFAAYLPLESQWFLFAVGWLLIAGFVLACGWVEDVAARRKPTLLPGGRAARMGG; this is translated from the coding sequence ATGGGGGCGCACCGCAAGGGGGCCGTACGGGCCGTCACCGCCGTGCACCCGGAGCCGGTGGCCCCGACGGGCCCGGTGGCCCCGGCGGCACCGGCGGCCCCGGCAGGCCGTGACGGGTACTTCGACGTGCTGCGCGCGGTGGCGCTCGTCCGGGTGGTCGCGTACCACGTCTTCGGCTGGGCCTGGGCGAGCCTGGTCTTCCCGTCGATGGGGGTGATGTTCGGGCTGGCCGGCACCCTGATGGCCAGGTCGCTGCGGCGCCCCGCGCTCACAGTGGTCCGGGGCCGGGTCCGCCGTCTGCTGCCGCCGTTCTGGTTCTGGGGCTTCTTCGTCGTCACCGCGATGCTGGTGCACGGGTGGATGCCGGGGTGGCGGATCGTGTACTGGATCGTGCCGCTCGGCGATCCGCCGGGCAGCGCCTGGGCCGAGCAGGCCTGGGACATCGTCTGGTACCTGCGGACGTACCTGTGGTTCGTGCTGCTCTCCCCGCTGCTGCTGCGGGTGTTCCGGCTGTCCCCGCTCGTGGTGCTGGCGCTGTCGCTCGTCCCGGTCGTCCTGCTCACGTACGGGTGGCAGCCGCCGGAGGGCCGGCTCGGCAGCGCCCTCACCGACCTGGCGACGTTCCTGTTCTGCTGGCTCCTCGGCTTCGCCCACCACGACGGGGTGCTCGCCCGGCTGCGCCCCCTCGCCGTCGTCCTGCCGTCGCTCGCCGCCCTCGCCCACGGCGGCTGGTACGCCCTGGCCCACCGGTCCGCGTACGGCGGCACCTACGACCTGGACGACAACCCGCTCGCGCAGGCCTTCTGGTCGGCCGGGTTCGTGACGCTGCTGCTGTACGCGGGGAAGTGGGTCCCGGACCGCCCGTCCCGCTCGCGGCTGGTGGCCGTGTTCAACGCGCGGGCGGTGACGGTCTACCTCTGGCACGAACTGGCGCTGATCCTGGCCGTGCCGCTGATCGACCGGTTCTGGGAGGTGCCCGCGTTCGCGGCGTACCTGCCGCTGGAGAGCCAGTGGTTCCTGTTCGCCGTCGGCTGGCTGCTGATCGCGGGGTTCGTCCTCGCGTGCGGCTGGGTCGAGGACGTCGCCGCGCGCAGGAAGCCGACGCTGCTGCCGGGCGGGCGGGCTGCAAGAATGGGCGGGTGA
- a CDS encoding bifunctional polysaccharide deacetylase/glycosyltransferase family 2 protein, whose amino-acid sequence MTAAPPARGRRRAPTRIERAAGRAAALHRPRVLLALLLLLALTCVMLLDGYLRAEVGDDQRVRSGASASDVPDEILEGGPILTFPGGQAETVSVPDRTIVLTFDDGPDPTWTPKVMEVLEEYDVPGTFFVVGSMVSRHPDIVRDLVEQGNEVGVHTFTHVDLSYQSASRVTREMEQTQLALAGAAGITSTLFRAPYSSKTDAVDNYSWQVYQQLGEDGYTSVFIDTDSEDWKEPGVAKIVEGATPEDGEGTSVLFHDSGGDRTQTLEALPKYIETMRAKGYTFTTVSGALAEQQQEQQPAGGSGTGGPAAGAPSGTGDVLQASHHPATGTTLYVGKALVAAVAVAEWTVPALSVGLVVVGVAVMGRFGLMLVLARRHHRQRNRRRFGWGPPVTRPVSVIVPAYNEKECIENTLRSLAASTHPIEIVVVDDGSTDGTAELAEALGLPDVRVIRQENAGKPAALNNGIRAARHDIVVMMDGDTVFEPDTVGRLVQPFADPAVGAVAGNAKVGNRGTLIGAWQHIEYVMGFNLDRRMYDLLRCMPTIPGAIGAFRRGAVLDAGGMSEDTLAEDTDITIALHRAGWRVVYEEHARAWTEAPRSLRQLWSQRYRWSYGTMQALWKHRGSLTDKGPSGRFGRVGMPLVVLFQVVTPVFAPLIDVFTAYSMLFVDFKAALLAWCAVLGVQLVCAAYAFRLDREKYRYLLMMPLQQLAYRQMMYLVLIHSCVTALTGGRLRWQKLKRTGEVGMPSGTGG is encoded by the coding sequence ATGACCGCCGCGCCCCCCGCGCGCGGCCGGCGCCGCGCCCCCACCCGGATCGAGCGCGCCGCCGGGCGGGCCGCCGCGCTGCACCGGCCGCGCGTGCTCCTCGCGCTGCTGCTCCTGCTCGCCCTGACCTGCGTGATGCTGCTCGACGGCTATCTGCGGGCCGAGGTCGGCGACGACCAGCGGGTCCGCTCCGGGGCCTCGGCCTCCGACGTGCCCGACGAGATCCTCGAAGGCGGCCCGATCCTCACCTTCCCCGGCGGGCAGGCCGAGACCGTCTCCGTCCCGGACAGGACGATCGTGCTCACCTTCGACGACGGTCCCGACCCCACCTGGACGCCGAAGGTCATGGAGGTCCTGGAGGAGTACGACGTACCCGGCACGTTCTTCGTGGTCGGCTCGATGGTGTCGCGCCACCCCGACATCGTGAGGGACCTGGTGGAACAGGGCAACGAGGTCGGCGTCCACACCTTCACGCACGTCGACCTGTCGTACCAGAGCGCCTCCCGCGTCACCCGCGAGATGGAGCAGACCCAGCTCGCGCTCGCGGGCGCGGCCGGGATCACCAGCACGCTGTTCCGGGCGCCGTACTCCTCGAAGACGGACGCCGTCGACAACTACAGCTGGCAGGTCTACCAGCAGCTCGGCGAGGACGGGTACACCAGCGTCTTCATCGACACCGACAGCGAGGACTGGAAGGAACCGGGCGTCGCGAAGATCGTCGAAGGGGCCACCCCGGAGGACGGGGAGGGCACCTCGGTGCTCTTCCACGACTCCGGCGGCGACCGCACCCAGACCCTGGAGGCGCTGCCGAAGTACATCGAGACGATGCGGGCGAAGGGGTACACCTTCACCACCGTCAGCGGCGCCCTGGCCGAGCAGCAGCAGGAGCAGCAGCCCGCCGGCGGATCCGGAACCGGCGGGCCCGCCGCCGGTGCCCCGTCCGGCACCGGCGACGTGCTCCAGGCCTCCCACCACCCCGCCACCGGCACGACCCTCTACGTGGGCAAGGCGCTCGTCGCGGCCGTCGCCGTCGCCGAGTGGACGGTGCCCGCGCTCTCGGTGGGCCTGGTGGTCGTGGGCGTGGCCGTCATGGGCCGGTTCGGGCTGATGCTCGTCCTCGCCCGGCGCCACCACCGGCAGCGCAACAGACGCCGCTTCGGCTGGGGACCGCCCGTCACCCGGCCGGTCAGCGTGATCGTCCCGGCGTACAACGAGAAGGAGTGCATCGAGAACACCCTGCGGTCGCTGGCCGCGAGCACCCACCCGATCGAGATCGTCGTCGTCGACGACGGTTCCACGGACGGCACGGCGGAACTCGCCGAGGCGCTCGGCCTGCCCGACGTCCGGGTGATCCGGCAGGAGAACGCGGGCAAGCCGGCCGCCCTGAACAACGGCATCCGCGCCGCCCGGCACGACATCGTCGTGATGATGGACGGCGACACCGTCTTCGAACCGGACACCGTGGGCCGCCTGGTGCAGCCCTTCGCCGACCCGGCGGTGGGCGCCGTCGCGGGCAACGCCAAGGTCGGCAACCGGGGCACGCTCATCGGCGCCTGGCAGCACATCGAGTACGTGATGGGCTTCAACCTCGACCGGCGCATGTACGACCTGCTGCGCTGCATGCCGACCATCCCCGGCGCGATCGGCGCGTTCCGCCGCGGGGCGGTGCTCGACGCCGGCGGGATGAGCGAGGACACCCTCGCCGAGGACACCGACATCACCATCGCGCTGCACCGCGCGGGATGGCGGGTCGTCTACGAGGAGCACGCCCGCGCGTGGACCGAGGCCCCGCGCTCCCTGCGGCAGCTGTGGTCCCAGCGCTACCGCTGGTCGTACGGCACCATGCAGGCGCTGTGGAAGCACCGCGGCTCCCTCACGGACAAGGGGCCCTCGGGGCGGTTCGGGCGGGTCGGCATGCCGCTGGTGGTGCTCTTCCAGGTGGTCACGCCGGTGTTCGCGCCGCTCATCGACGTGTTCACCGCGTACTCGATGCTCTTCGTCGACTTCAAGGCCGCCCTGCTGGCCTGGTGCGCCGTCCTGGGCGTGCAGCTGGTGTGCGCCGCGTACGCCTTCCGGCTGGACCGGGAGAAGTACCGGTACCTGCTGATGATGCCGCTTCAGCAGCTCGCGTACCGGCAGATGATGTACCTCGTCCTCATCCACTCCTGTGTCACCGCCCTGACCGGCGGCCGGCTGCGCTGGCAGAAGCTGAAGCGGACGGGCGAGGTCGGGATGCCGTCGGGGACGGGCGGCTGA
- a CDS encoding chitinase yields the protein MRGPLKSVAGLAVLPVLALVAATAGCSAGGTATDAAPADPAPSASSTSAPVTAYAPYVSAAAASGTDSAGSPTTYNLAFVISSGSGCTPYWNGTQDIDDTTVASRIAGLTASGADVRVSFGGASGDELAATCDTAAELAEAYGTALDAAGATRADFDIEGDDLTDSASVDLRSRAIALLQEERADLEVSFTLPVMPSGLDEDGLALLASANDHGAEVSTVNLMTMNYGESYAGDMGAYALTAAAAANTQLQDVFGLSEEAAWRGMALTSMLGVNDVEGETFTLADAAEVRAFAEEKGIAWVSMWSAFRDRECGEDASADDALTDCSGVEQEDGAFGEAFAG from the coding sequence ATGCGCGGTCCACTGAAGTCCGTTGCCGGGCTCGCCGTCCTCCCGGTCCTGGCCCTGGTCGCGGCCACCGCGGGTTGTTCCGCCGGGGGCACCGCGACGGACGCGGCCCCGGCGGACCCCGCCCCCTCGGCCTCGTCGACGTCCGCGCCGGTCACCGCGTACGCGCCGTACGTCAGTGCCGCCGCGGCCTCCGGCACCGACTCGGCGGGCTCCCCCACGACGTACAACCTGGCGTTCGTGATCTCCTCCGGCAGTGGCTGCACCCCGTACTGGAACGGCACCCAGGACATCGACGACACGACCGTGGCGTCCCGGATCGCGGGGCTCACCGCGTCCGGCGCCGACGTCCGCGTCTCCTTCGGCGGCGCCTCCGGCGATGAGCTGGCGGCCACCTGCGACACCGCGGCGGAGCTGGCCGAGGCGTACGGCACGGCGCTGGACGCGGCCGGCGCCACCCGCGCCGACTTCGACATCGAGGGCGACGACCTCACCGACTCCGCCTCCGTGGACCTGCGGTCGCGGGCGATCGCGCTGCTCCAGGAGGAACGCGCGGACCTGGAGGTCTCGTTCACGCTCCCGGTCATGCCCTCCGGGCTCGACGAGGACGGGCTGGCCCTGCTGGCCTCCGCGAACGACCACGGCGCCGAAGTCTCCACCGTCAACCTGATGACGATGAACTACGGCGAGTCCTACGCCGGTGACATGGGCGCCTACGCCCTCACCGCGGCCGCCGCCGCGAACACCCAGCTCCAGGACGTCTTCGGGCTGTCCGAGGAAGCCGCCTGGCGGGGCATGGCGCTCACCTCGATGCTCGGTGTCAACGACGTGGAGGGGGAGACGTTCACGCTCGCGGACGCGGCCGAGGTGCGCGCCTTCGCGGAGGAGAAGGGCATCGCGTGGGTGTCGATGTGGTCGGCGTTCCGGGACCGGGAGTGCGGCGAGGACGCCTCCGCGGACGACGCGTTGACCGATTGCAGCGGAGTGGAGCAGGAGGACGGGGCGTTCGGGGAGGCGTTCGCGGGGTGA
- a CDS encoding imidazolonepropionase-like domain-containing protein: MLTLHTADASPEAAVVVDGAHIAAVGPYAQLAAAHPDARLRRWPGILTPGLLNPYGPELLEQAYHPDPREADRLGTEPVFGERARALLAAGPSARGASARRGVQRMLAHGTVAVAGELRGREALDAVRRAGLALAGRPPALPGPAALSPVPLVLLPGLGAGTPARFAVFDVPDRDALVRDGASTCVATVVGGRLVYRRR, from the coding sequence GTGCTGACCCTTCACACCGCCGACGCCTCGCCCGAGGCCGCCGTCGTGGTCGACGGCGCGCACATCGCCGCCGTCGGCCCGTACGCACAGCTGGCCGCCGCTCATCCGGACGCCCGGCTGCGGCGGTGGCCCGGCATCCTGACGCCCGGTCTGCTCAACCCCTACGGTCCGGAACTGCTGGAGCAGGCGTACCACCCCGACCCGCGCGAGGCGGACCGGCTCGGTACCGAGCCGGTGTTCGGGGAGCGCGCGCGGGCGCTCCTGGCCGCCGGACCGTCCGCGCGGGGCGCCAGCGCACGCCGCGGAGTACAGCGCATGCTGGCGCACGGAACGGTCGCGGTCGCCGGTGAGCTGCGCGGCCGCGAGGCCCTGGACGCGGTGCGCAGGGCCGGGCTCGCCCTGGCGGGGCGTCCGCCCGCGCTGCCCGGGCCGGCGGCGCTCTCCCCGGTTCCCCTCGTGCTGCTGCCGGGCCTCGGCGCCGGGACACCCGCGCGGTTCGCGGTGTTCGACGTGCCCGACCGGGACGCCCTCGTGCGGGACGGCGCGTCCACGTGCGTGGCCACCGTCGTGGGCGGCCGCCTGGTGTACCGGCGGCGCTGA
- the mqnC gene encoding cyclic dehypoxanthinyl futalosine synthase: MTEKADLQPILDRAAAGGRITPEEALALYRDAPLHALGAAADAVRRRRYAGTEHIATYIIERNINYTNVCVTACKFCAFYAAPKDTAKGWTRDLDDILRRCAETVELGGTQIMFQGGHHPDYGVEYYEKHFAAIKKEFPQLVIHSLGASEVEHMARISKVGVEEAITRIHAAGLDSFAGAGAELLPARPRKAIAPLKESGERWLEIMEIAHNLGVESTSTMLMGTGETNAERIEHLRMIRDVQDRTGGFRAFIPYTYQPENNHLKGRTQATLFEYLRMIAIARLFMDNVAHIQGSWLTTGKEVGQLSLHYGADDLGSIMLEENVVSSAGAKHRSNRLEIIDLIRKAGRVPAQRATTYEHLVVHDDPANDPVDDRVVSHISSTAIEGGTAHPELKLLASN, translated from the coding sequence GTGACCGAGAAGGCCGACCTTCAGCCCATCCTCGACCGTGCCGCCGCCGGTGGGCGGATCACCCCCGAAGAGGCCCTCGCCCTCTACCGCGACGCCCCGCTGCACGCGCTGGGCGCCGCCGCCGACGCCGTGCGCAGGCGCCGGTACGCCGGTACGGAGCACATCGCGACGTACATCATCGAGCGGAACATCAACTACACCAACGTGTGCGTCACCGCGTGCAAGTTCTGCGCCTTCTACGCGGCCCCGAAGGACACGGCGAAGGGCTGGACCCGCGACCTCGACGACATCCTGCGCCGGTGCGCGGAGACCGTCGAGCTGGGCGGCACGCAGATCATGTTCCAGGGCGGTCACCACCCGGACTACGGCGTCGAGTACTACGAGAAGCACTTCGCCGCCATCAAGAAGGAGTTCCCGCAGCTCGTCATCCACAGCCTGGGGGCGAGCGAGGTCGAGCACATGGCGCGGATCAGCAAGGTGGGCGTCGAGGAGGCGATCACCCGCATCCACGCGGCCGGGCTCGACTCCTTCGCCGGCGCGGGCGCCGAGTTGCTGCCCGCCCGGCCGCGCAAGGCCATCGCCCCGCTGAAGGAGTCCGGCGAGCGCTGGCTGGAGATCATGGAGATCGCGCACAACCTCGGCGTCGAGTCCACGTCCACCATGCTCATGGGCACCGGCGAGACCAACGCCGAGCGGATCGAGCACCTGCGGATGATCCGGGACGTGCAGGACCGCACGGGCGGCTTCCGCGCGTTCATCCCGTACACCTACCAGCCCGAGAACAACCACCTGAAGGGCCGCACCCAGGCCACCCTCTTCGAGTACCTGCGGATGATCGCCATCGCCCGGCTGTTCATGGACAACGTGGCCCACATCCAGGGGTCCTGGCTCACCACCGGCAAGGAGGTCGGCCAGCTCTCCCTGCACTACGGCGCGGACGACCTCGGCTCGATCATGCTGGAGGAGAACGTGGTCTCCTCCGCCGGCGCCAAGCACCGCTCCAACCGGCTGGAGATCATCGACCTGATCCGCAAGGCGGGGCGGGTCCCGGCCCAGCGGGCGACGACGTACGAGCACCTGGTCGTGCACGACGACCCGGCGAACGACCCGGTCGACGACCGGGTGGTCTCCCACATCTCCTCCACCGCCATCGAGGGCGGCACGGCCCACCCGGAGCTGAAGCTCCTGGCTTCCAACTGA
- a CDS encoding prepilin peptidase, producing MTAYLDAVLIVVAALWGAAAGAALPRAAYRFSVPPGEEWRTTCPAGRHPVGGWLGRGRCGSCAGPSYGPGAVPVVVTSLVCAALAAATGTRPELGVWLLLAPVGVLLAMVDFRVQRLPDPLTLPFAAAALVLLGPVSLAPEHAGEWTTALLGALALGAGYFVLFLVNPGGMGFGDVKLALGAGAVLGWYGWPTVMLGTLAGFVFGALYGGALVVARKAGRKTAIPFGPFLISGAFAGLLIGAYAA from the coding sequence ATGACCGCGTACCTGGACGCCGTGCTGATCGTCGTCGCCGCCCTGTGGGGCGCGGCGGCCGGCGCGGCGCTGCCCCGGGCGGCGTACCGGTTCTCCGTCCCGCCGGGGGAGGAGTGGCGCACCACGTGTCCGGCGGGGCGGCACCCGGTCGGGGGATGGCTCGGCCGGGGCCGGTGCGGGTCCTGCGCGGGGCCGTCGTACGGGCCGGGCGCCGTTCCCGTCGTCGTGACCTCGCTGGTCTGCGCCGCCCTCGCCGCCGCCACCGGCACCCGGCCCGAGCTGGGCGTCTGGCTGCTGCTCGCGCCGGTCGGGGTGCTGCTGGCGATGGTCGACTTCCGGGTGCAGCGGCTGCCCGACCCGCTCACCCTGCCGTTCGCCGCAGCCGCCCTCGTCCTGCTCGGCCCCGTCTCCCTCGCACCCGAGCACGCGGGGGAGTGGACCACCGCCCTGCTGGGCGCGCTCGCGCTCGGCGCCGGCTACTTCGTGCTGTTCCTCGTCAACCCGGGCGGCATGGGCTTCGGCGACGTGAAGCTGGCCCTCGGCGCGGGCGCCGTCCTCGGCTGGTACGGCTGGCCGACCGTGATGCTCGGCACCCTCGCCGGGTTCGTCTTCGGGGCGCTGTACGGGGGTGCCCTGGTCGTCGCCCGGAAGGCGGGACGCAAGACGGCCATCCCGTTCGGGCCGTTCCTGATCAGCGGCGCCTTCGCGGGGCTGCTGATCGGCGCCTACGCGGCCTGA